The following DNA comes from Candidatus Binataceae bacterium.
GTGTATCACCGCCGGCAGCTCGGGACCGCGCACCAGGATCCCGTAGCCCACCAGCCACAGATGCATCACTACGAAGGCAAGGAAGATCGGCAACAGCGAGAGCACCGACTCCTTCACCCCGCGCAGATTCATCGCGACCATCAGTAGGACGACTGCGATGCAGACCCAGAACTTCAACCGCAGCCATTGCGGCGGCAGGAAGCTGAACACAGCGTCGCCGCCGCTGGCGATCGAGATCGAGATGGTGAGCACGTAGTCCACCACCAGCGCGCATCCGGAGACCAGGCCGGGATACCGTCCCAGGAGCCTGGTCGCGACGAGGTAGCCGCCGCCGCCCGTCGGGAACAGGTCGATGATCTGCGCGTAGGAAGCCGAGATGATGAAGACGGTCAGCGCCGTCAAGGCCGCAAGGAAAACCGCCAGGTACTGGTCGTGGCCGAGCGCGAGGAAGGCTTCCTCGGGTCCGTAGCACGACGAGCTCAACCCGTCGGAGCCCAGCCCGACCCAGGCCAGAAAGGCGATCAGCGAGAGATGATGGAAAATTCCCGGGTCGCGGACGTCGCGCGGCGGACCGATGATAAGGTCGGTGAGCGTGCGCTTGCCGCCCCGATCGTCGGCGTTGGTGCGCGAGGTCATTTTGGTTAAGCGGCTGAGCCCCTTTTTATGAGGCGGCAGTTTAGACGCAAAATGCCCGCGCGAGCTAGGCCGGCCGGCCCGGGGCGGCCGAAGGGAAGGGCTGCGCCTTCGCACGGCGCGCTCGCCCGGTCGTGCGTTTCCGGCGGCGCACCGGGCCCGTGTGTCCTCAGGCGGGCGTGACGTTAACGTTCATGCGGAAAAAATTGTCAGGGTCGTATTTCGCCTTCAGGCGCGCCAGCCGCTCGTAGTTGGGGCCGTAGGCCTCCTTTTCGCGGCCCGGCTCGACATCCAGCATGTTGACGTAAACCCCGTCGGTCGCGGGCTTGGCGACCTTCCAGATTCGGTCCACCCAAGCGACCGCCTCCCGCGGCTCGGCGCCTTGCCAATCCGCTTCAGCCCAGAAGGTGAAGCCCGGGCGCCGCTGATGGTAGGCGTTGAAGTCGAGCGGCCGGCGGCTGATCTCTCCGTGGAGGTGGGCGAACCACAGGTCGGCGGCCGGCGGCGGCGGCATCTCGACGATTGCGCCGATGAGCTCGTCAGTGATTTCCGGGACGAAGCCCGAGCGCTGATAGCTAGACCACCCCCACCAGACCGGAAAACCCGCCGCCGCCTGGGCATCCAGGTATGGCTGGCGTTTGACCGATTCCTTCAGCGGGCGCCCGAGCTTGCGCACGCGCGCGAGGTCCTCCTCTGCGCGCTGCGAATCGCCATGGAAGACAAAGACTCCCAGCATCAGTTCCCGATCGTCAGGCCGTGTAAGATTTATTTCGGTCCACAGCGCGTCCGGAGTCGAACCCGCCGCGAAGCCGCGATAGGCGCGCAGAACGTCGCGCGCCTGAGTCAGCGGATACCAGATCCATCCTGCCACCGCCTCGTGCAGCGGATATAGGCGGAGGGTCAGCTCGGTGACGGCGCCCAGGTTGCCCGCGCCGCCGCAAATTCCCCATAGCAGATCCGCGCCGTGTTCCCGGTCGGCTTGCACTGCGCGGCCGTCGGCAAGCACGATGCGGGAACCGACCACGTTGTCGCAGGCCGCGCCGTGCGTGCCGGCGAGTACGCCCTCGCCGCCGCCGAGCACCAGCCCGCCGATTCCCACGTCTTGGCACTGTCCCATCGCCGTGACCAGCCCGTGCTTTTGTGTCGTGCGCTCGAACTCGATACGCGTGAGGCCCGGCTCGGCGCGCGCGATGGCGCGCCGCGGGTCGACGGCGATCCTCTTCATGTGCGAGAGATCGATAACGATACCACCGTTGCACACCGACAGGCCCGCCTGACTGTGGCCTCCGGAGCGCACGGACGCTACGACCTCGTGCCGCCGCGCGAAATCCACGCATCGGCTTACGTCGTCACCCTCGGCGCACCGGACGATCGCCGCCGGGCGCGGGTCGAAGCGGAAATTCCACACCCGTCTCGCGGCGTCATAGCCGGGATCGCCCGCTCGAATCAATTGACCCTTAAGGCGGCGGCCGAGCTTCTTGAGGGCTGCCGGATCGATCGGAGCGCGCGCCGCCGCATAGTCCGGGGGCAGGCTCGAAATCCCAGCCGCTACGGCGACGCCGGCCAGCGCGCCCGTCCTGAGGACCTCCCGTCGTGTGTAGCGGTTAGCCATTTCACCCCTCTTTCGAGTTTCGTCGTGAAAGGCTGCTTCAATGATTATCCGAGCGTTGAAGCTACCCCCGCTTCGGCTGCCAACGAAGCACCGGATGGCGCGCGGCGTGGGCCTCATCCACCCGTGAGAGCGCAAGTTTATGCGGCGCCGTATGCAGCATTTCCGGCTCGCTCAGCGCTTCGTTGTAGATCTTCTCCATCGCGGCGGCGAAAGCGTCGAGCGCCGAGCGCGGTTCGGTCTCGGTCGGCTCGACCATCATCGCGCCGTGCACGACGAGCGGAAAGTAAATCGTCGGCGGATGGATCCCGAAGTCGAGCAGGCGTTTGGCGATATCCAGCGTGCTCACGCCGGAGCGCTTCTCGAGGTCGTGCGTGTGCACGCACTCGTGCATCGTGGGTTCGGCGGTCGCGCTCGGATAGCGCGGCTCCAGCCGGGTGCGCAGATAGTTGGAGGCAAGAATCGCAAGCCGGCTGGCTTCGGCAAGCCCGTCGCCGCCGAGCGCCAGGATGTACGCATAGGCCCGCACCAGCATCCCGAAGTTGCCGTGAAAGGCGCGCAGGCGTCCGATCGAGTCGGGCCGCTCATAATCGAAGCGCCAGCCCCCGCTCTCCCGGCGCACGCGTGGTATCGGCAGGAACGGTTCCAGGTGGCGTTTGACGCCGACCGGCCCCGCCCCCGGGCCGCCGCCGCCGTGCGGGGTCGAGAAGGTCTTGTGCAAATTGAGTTGCACGATGTCGGCGCCCATAGCGCCTGGCTTGGCGACGCCCATCAGCGCGTTCATGTTGGCGCCGTCCAGATAGAGCAGCGCGCCGCGCTCGTGCAGAGCGTCGGCGATCTCGGCGATCTCAGGCTCGAAGATGCCGAGCGTATTGGGATTGGTGACCATCAGCGCGGCGACGTCGTCGCTAAGCAGGCGGCGAATCTCCGCCGCCTCGAGAAAGCCGCGCTTGTTGGACCTGGCGACGACGACTTCGAAGCCCGCGAGCGTGCAGCTTGCCGGATTGGTGCCGTGGGCGGTGTCCGGGATGATCACTTTGCGGCGCGGGGCGGCGCGCTTGCGATGCCACGCGCGCGCGATCAGGAGCCCGGTGAGCTCGCCCTGCGCGCCGGCCGCGGGATGGAGCGACACCGCATCCATGCCGGTTATCTCGGCGAGCGCTGCCTCCAGCCGTGCCATTAGCTCGAGCGCGCCCTGCGCGAGATGCGCGGGAGTCGTCGGATGCAACGCGGCGAAGCCGGCCAATGCGGCAGCCTCGTCGTTGAGCACTGGATTGTACTTCATCGTGCACGAGCCGAGCGGATAGAAGTGCAGGGCCTGGCCGAAGTTGAGCTGCGACAAGCGCAGAAAGTGGCGCATCACTTGCGGCTCGCTGAGCTCGGGGAAACCCGCGATATCGTCGCGGCAAAGCTCGGCGCCCAGAATCTCGGCGCCGTGGGGCTGGCCCGCCGCCCGCGGCGGAAAATCGGCGCCGCCGCGCCCGGCGGCCGACTCCTCGAAAATCAGCGGCACCCCGGGGAGCGGTTCCGCCGGCTGCGCTTTAGCCGCCGCTTGCGGCTGCGAGCCGACGGCTCGCGCCCTTATCTTCTCCGCCCCGGCCATCATCGCCCTCCCAAAAGCGCGGCGGCGAGCCGCCCGAATTCGTCGTCGTGGTTCATTTCGGTGACGCTGACCAGCAGTGCGCCGGCGCCGTCCGGCGTGCGGAGCTCCGGCCAGTATCCGTCGAGCGCGACGCCGGCTAGAATCCCGGCGCGTTCGGCGCGCGCCAGCGCTGCGGAGGAATCGTCAACCGCCGCCACGAACTCATTGAAGAACGGCGCACTGAAGCGCGCGCGAATGCCCACCTTCGCAAGCGCCGCCAAAGCGCGATGCGCCAGTTCGACGTTGCGCGCGGCCAGTTCGCGCAAGCCTCGCCGCCCCATTATCGCCAGATACACGGTCGCCGCCAGGGCGCACAGCGAATGGTTGGTGCAGATGTTCGAGGTCGCGCGCTCGCGCCGGATATGCTGCTCGCGCGTCGCAAGCGTCAGGCACCAGGCGCGCTGCCCCAGCCGGTCGCGAGTCTCGCCGACCAGCCGTCCGGGCATCTGCCGCATGTGCGCGGCGCGCGCCGCCATGAAACCGACGCCGGGGCCGCCGAACTGCGGCGCGATGCCGAAGCTTTGGCCTTCGCCGACGGCGATATCGGCGCCGAGCTGGCCCGGCGACTTGAGCAGGCCGAGGGCGAGCGGCTCGGCCGTGACCGAAATCGCGAGTGCGTCCGCATCGTGAGCCACCGCGGCGAGCCGGCCGAGCGGTTCGACCACTCCGAAGGCGTTCGGATAACCTATGACGGCGCACAGCAGGCGGGCGTCGGCCGCGTGCTGGAGCGCGGCGGCGTCGGTCACGCCTGAGTTGGCGTCGAACGGCAGCTCTACGATCTCGATATCTTCGAAGGCGCTTAGGTAGGTGCGGATGGTTGCGCGGTAATCGGGCCAGAGCGCGCGCGACATCGCGACGCGCGTGCGCTTGGGCGCCGTGCGATGGGCCATCAGGACCGCCTCGGCCGCCGCCTCCGCACCGTCGTACATGCTGGCGTTAGCGACCTCGAGTCCGGTGAGCTGGGTTATCAGGGTCTGGAATTCGAAGATGGCAGCAAGGGTACCTTGGCTGGCTTCGGGTTGATAGGGCGTGTAGCTGGTGGCGAACTCGGCGCGCGCGGTGATCGCACGCACCGCGGCGGGTACGTAATGGCGGTACATCCCGAAGCCGAGGAAGCTCGCGAAGCCTTCTGCGCCGGGGTTGCGCGCGGCGAGCGCTCCCAACGTGGCCGCGACTTCCGCCTCGCTCATCCCAGAGGCGAGGTTTATCGCCGCGCTGCGGCGCATCGCGGCCGGCACGTGCTCGATCAGCTCTTCGAGCGAACGCGCGCCGATCGTGTCGAGCATCGCGCGCACATCGTCTTCGGTATGGGCAAAAAATCGCATTCTATTCACACATCCTCAAGGAGCTTGATGGACTGACTATTGCAACGAGTATTTAAAGGTTCGCGCCGCGGCGGTAAAAGGGCAGGGCGACCACGTCCGCGGGAACGCGGTGGTTGCGAATTTCCACCTCGACCGTGGCCGGAGCGCCGGCCGCGGCGGCCAGGTAGGCCATTGCGAGTGGCCGGTTGAAGCTCGGCGCGAAAGTGCCGCTGGTGACGACGCCGATCTCCGCCCCATCGTGGAGGACCTTGTAACCCTGACGCGCGATGCTGCGGCCGTCAGTCGTACGCAGCCCCGCCAGCCTGCGAGGTGGACCTTCGCGCTGTTGAGCTGCGAGCGCCGCCGCGCCGACGAAGTTGCGGCCGAGCTTCACGAACGCGCCGAGCCCGGCCTCCAGGGGTGAGGTCGCGCGGTCCAGTTCATGGCCGTAAAGCGGCAACCCCGCTTCCATCCTGAGTGTATCGCGGGCGCCGAGTCCGCAGGGTACGAGTCCGCGCGGCGCGCCGGCTTCGAGGATTGCAGCAAACAATCGCTCCGCGCTGGCGGCGGGCGTGAAGAGCTCGAAGCCGTCCTCGCCGGTGTAGCCGGTGCGCGCCGCGAGGCATCGCACACCCGCGACCTCGCAGTCGGCGACTCCGAAACGACGCATCGCGCCGAGCAATTCGGCCCCCAGAGCGCGCAGGGTCGACTCGGCCTGCGGGCCCTGGACCGCGACCAGCGCGGTCTCCTCGCTGACATCGCGAAAGCCTGCGTCCGCGGCGCCGAGGCCGAGCAGCCATTCGCGGTCGCCCGCGATATTGGCCGCATTGACGCAGAGCATGAAGTGCGCGTCGGCGAGACGGTAGACGATCAGGTCGTCTATCGTGCCGCCCTCGGGTGTGCACATCAGCGTGTACTGGGCGCGTCC
Coding sequences within:
- a CDS encoding amino acid permease, with the translated sequence MTSRTNADDRGGKRTLTDLIIGPPRDVRDPGIFHHLSLIAFLAWVGLGSDGLSSSCYGPEEAFLALGHDQYLAVFLAALTALTVFIISASYAQIIDLFPTGGGGYLVATRLLGRYPGLVSGCALVVDYVLTISISIASGGDAVFSFLPPQWLRLKFWVCIAVVLLMVAMNLRGVKESVLSLLPIFLAFVVMHLWLVGYGILVRGPELPAVIH
- a CDS encoding FAD-binding oxidoreductase, whose translation is MANRYTRREVLRTGALAGVAVAAGISSLPPDYAAARAPIDPAALKKLGRRLKGQLIRAGDPGYDAARRVWNFRFDPRPAAIVRCAEGDDVSRCVDFARRHEVVASVRSGGHSQAGLSVCNGGIVIDLSHMKRIAVDPRRAIARAEPGLTRIEFERTTQKHGLVTAMGQCQDVGIGGLVLGGGEGVLAGTHGAACDNVVGSRIVLADGRAVQADREHGADLLWGICGGAGNLGAVTELTLRLYPLHEAVAGWIWYPLTQARDVLRAYRGFAAGSTPDALWTEINLTRPDDRELMLGVFVFHGDSQRAEEDLARVRKLGRPLKESVKRQPYLDAQAAAGFPVWWGWSSYQRSGFVPEITDELIGAIVEMPPPPAADLWFAHLHGEISRRPLDFNAYHQRRPGFTFWAEADWQGAEPREAVAWVDRIWKVAKPATDGVYVNMLDVEPGREKEAYGPNYERLARLKAKYDPDNFFRMNVNVTPA
- the gcvPB gene encoding aminomethyl-transferring glycine dehydrogenase subunit GcvPB: MPLIFEESAAGRGGADFPPRAAGQPHGAEILGAELCRDDIAGFPELSEPQVMRHFLRLSQLNFGQALHFYPLGSCTMKYNPVLNDEAAALAGFAALHPTTPAHLAQGALELMARLEAALAEITGMDAVSLHPAAGAQGELTGLLIARAWHRKRAAPRRKVIIPDTAHGTNPASCTLAGFEVVVARSNKRGFLEAAEIRRLLSDDVAALMVTNPNTLGIFEPEIAEIADALHERGALLYLDGANMNALMGVAKPGAMGADIVQLNLHKTFSTPHGGGGPGAGPVGVKRHLEPFLPIPRVRRESGGWRFDYERPDSIGRLRAFHGNFGMLVRAYAYILALGGDGLAEASRLAILASNYLRTRLEPRYPSATAEPTMHECVHTHDLEKRSGVSTLDIAKRLLDFGIHPPTIYFPLVVHGAMMVEPTETEPRSALDAFAAAMEKIYNEALSEPEMLHTAPHKLALSRVDEAHAARHPVLRWQPKRG
- the gcvPA gene encoding aminomethyl-transferring glycine dehydrogenase subunit GcvPA; translation: MRFFAHTEDDVRAMLDTIGARSLEELIEHVPAAMRRSAAINLASGMSEAEVAATLGALAARNPGAEGFASFLGFGMYRHYVPAAVRAITARAEFATSYTPYQPEASQGTLAAIFEFQTLITQLTGLEVANASMYDGAEAAAEAVLMAHRTAPKRTRVAMSRALWPDYRATIRTYLSAFEDIEIVELPFDANSGVTDAAALQHAADARLLCAVIGYPNAFGVVEPLGRLAAVAHDADALAISVTAEPLALGLLKSPGQLGADIAVGEGQSFGIAPQFGGPGVGFMAARAAHMRQMPGRLVGETRDRLGQRAWCLTLATREQHIRRERATSNICTNHSLCALAATVYLAIMGRRGLRELAARNVELAHRALAALAKVGIRARFSAPFFNEFVAAVDDSSAALARAERAGILAGVALDGYWPELRTPDGAGALLVSVTEMNHDDEFGRLAAALLGGR
- the gcvT gene encoding glycine cleavage system aminomethyltransferase GcvT, with product MEALRRTPLFALHQRLGAKMTAFGGFEMPLSYAGIIQEHRAVRSRAGIFDLSHMGEFELSGPGALDLLERAMSNSAARLAVGRAQYTLMCTPEGGTIDDLIVYRLADAHFMLCVNAANIAGDREWLLGLGAADAGFRDVSEETALVAVQGPQAESTLRALGAELLGAMRRFGVADCEVAGVRCLAARTGYTGEDGFELFTPAASAERLFAAILEAGAPRGLVPCGLGARDTLRMEAGLPLYGHELDRATSPLEAGLGAFVKLGRNFVGAAALAAQQREGPPRRLAGLRTTDGRSIARQGYKVLHDGAEIGVVTSGTFAPSFNRPLAMAYLAAAAGAPATVEVEIRNHRVPADVVALPFYRRGANL